In Chloroflexota bacterium, a single window of DNA contains:
- a CDS encoding pseudouridine-5'-phosphate glycosidase, translating into MCQVGFSSAAVERESQQSPVALESTVISHGLPWPHNLSLARRLEQIITEEGAVPRTIGIIAGRVRVGLSDEELEHLARAQGVRKVSRRDLPIAIAMGQDGATTVAATMYLAARAGIRVFATGGIGGVHRGHPFDVSADLEELAQTPVCVVCAGAKAILDLPLTLEVLETKGVPVIGYQTDEFPAFYSRTSGLPVDQRVDTPEQVASLFRAQRELGLPGGMLVVVPVPREAELPQERVAPIIERALAEAEEREIQGKDLTPFLLARVAELSGGDALRANLALLENNARVAARIALALAAV; encoded by the coding sequence ATTTGTCAAGTGGGATTTTCTTCAGCCGCAGTGGAAAGGGAAAGCCAGCAAAGTCCTGTAGCCCTGGAGTCCACGGTCATCTCGCATGGGCTGCCGTGGCCTCACAATCTGAGCCTCGCCCGGCGGCTGGAGCAGATCATCACCGAGGAGGGGGCTGTCCCGAGGACCATTGGGATCATCGCCGGCCGGGTGCGCGTCGGGTTATCCGATGAGGAGCTGGAGCATCTGGCACGCGCACAAGGTGTGCGTAAGGTGAGCCGGCGGGATCTCCCCATCGCGATCGCGATGGGCCAGGATGGGGCGACCACGGTGGCGGCTACCATGTATCTGGCTGCGCGGGCCGGCATTCGCGTCTTCGCCACGGGCGGCATCGGAGGCGTTCATCGAGGCCACCCGTTCGATGTCTCCGCCGACCTGGAGGAACTGGCGCAGACGCCGGTGTGCGTCGTGTGTGCTGGCGCCAAGGCTATCCTGGACCTGCCCCTCACCCTGGAGGTGCTGGAGACGAAAGGGGTTCCCGTCATCGGGTATCAGACGGACGAGTTCCCCGCCTTTTACTCTCGTACCTCGGGACTGCCGGTGGATCAGCGGGTGGACACGCCGGAGCAGGTCGCCTCGCTATTCCGTGCGCAGCGCGAGCTTGGCCTGCCGGGAGGAATGCTGGTCGTTGTCCCCGTCCCGCGGGAGGCGGAGCTGCCCCAGGAGCGGGTCGCCCCCATCATAGAGAGGGCGCTGGCCGAGGCGGAGGAGCGGGAGATACAGGGGAAGGATCTCACCCCCTTCCTCCTGGCTCGGGTCGCCGAGTTGAGTGGCGGCGACGCGTTGCGCGCCAACTTGGCCCTGCTGGAGAACAACGCTCGCGTCGCTGCCCGGATCGCGTTGGCGTTGGCTGCCGTCTGA